A window of Brassica napus cultivar Da-Ae chromosome A3 unlocalized genomic scaffold, Da-Ae chrA03_Random_13, whole genome shotgun sequence contains these coding sequences:
- the LOC125594110 gene encoding uncharacterized protein LOC125594110 encodes MSRRELYVGQLQLLKKMFPGGDKDKFLSISNKIEDAMSQCKQDSPLPPKSITMQRSLSAGSPRFTSRGINLGPPDLRDEWFKVRTVDAGGAAAGGGGKGAGQGQTKK; translated from the coding sequence ATGTCTAGGAGAGAGCTTTACGTTGGACAACTTCAGCTGCTGAAGAAGATGTTTCCAGGCGGAGACAAAGACAAGTTTCTTAGTATTTCCAACAAAATCGAAGACGCTATGTCCCAATGCAAACAAGATTCTCCTCTTCCCCCAAAGTCAATTACTATGCAAAGGAGTCTCAGCGCTGGTTCGCCACGATTCACCTCGAGAGGTATCAATCTTGGTCCACCAGACTTGAGAGATGAATGGTTTAAAGTAAGGACGGTCGACGCAGGAGGTGCTGCAGCTGGTGGTGGAGGTAAAGGTGCTGGTCAAGGCCAGACCAAGAAATAG